The following coding sequences lie in one Streptomyces xiamenensis genomic window:
- the pknB gene encoding Stk1 family PASTA domain-containing Ser/Thr kinase, which translates to MDTTLEDPLIGHVLDGRYRVDERIAVGGMATVYRAVDTRLERELAVKVMHPSLADDADFTERFIREAKSVARLDHQNIVGVLDQGRDGDYVYLAMEYVAGCTLRDLLRERGALSPRAVLDIVEPLLAGLAAAHRAGLVHRDIKPENVLIGGNGRVKVADFGLARGVDHQTSADTGTLLGTISYLAPERIEHGTADQRADVYACGVLLYELLTGAKPHTGDSPAQVLFAHVHRDVPPPSQAVPGLAPALDTLVARAAARTPQDRPGDAAGLLALVRAIRDELTDEELDLQPPAATQVPAGESAGGTTDADKTAAVPATADPDERTSVVPRPAGVRSTAPDGPDRDAVNHTARIELLPPLSHNGDDDDRAAAPPVRRKLPRRAVLAMVAAVLAVLGIGAGIWYINSGQFLHTPGVYGVPQAEAEQTLREAGLKVAVDEAYHETVEPGHVISTDPARGDRVRKNATVTLTVSQGPPVAVVPNLRGIPLADAKEQLTRAGLTPGTETREFSTEVPRGSVISTDPAPGTEKRPDAAVALVVSRGAEIEVPEVIGTAEGTAMQQLTEAGFEVEVAPERVFSEEESGTVAEQSPTPGESAGEGDVITLTISKGQEMIEVPDVRGESESEARRILEDAGFEVNVNRLFFTGTVFNQSIYGGDTAPRGSTITIWVR; encoded by the coding sequence GTGGACACCACCCTTGAGGACCCGCTGATCGGGCATGTACTCGACGGCCGTTACCGCGTGGACGAGCGGATCGCCGTCGGCGGCATGGCCACGGTCTACCGGGCGGTGGACACCCGCCTCGAACGAGAGCTGGCCGTCAAGGTCATGCACCCCTCGCTGGCGGACGACGCCGACTTCACCGAGCGCTTCATCCGCGAGGCCAAGTCGGTGGCCCGCCTCGACCACCAGAACATCGTCGGCGTGCTCGACCAGGGCCGCGACGGGGACTACGTCTATCTGGCCATGGAGTACGTGGCCGGCTGCACCCTGCGTGACCTGCTGCGCGAGCGCGGCGCGCTGTCGCCGCGGGCCGTGCTGGACATCGTCGAGCCGCTGCTGGCCGGTCTGGCCGCCGCCCACCGGGCCGGGCTCGTGCACCGCGACATCAAGCCCGAGAACGTCCTGATCGGCGGGAACGGCCGGGTCAAGGTCGCCGACTTCGGTCTGGCGCGCGGCGTCGACCACCAGACCTCCGCCGACACCGGCACCCTGCTGGGCACCATCTCGTACCTGGCGCCCGAACGCATCGAGCACGGCACCGCCGACCAGCGCGCCGACGTCTACGCCTGCGGGGTGCTGCTGTACGAACTGCTGACCGGTGCCAAGCCGCACACCGGCGACTCCCCGGCCCAGGTGCTGTTCGCACACGTCCACCGGGACGTGCCGCCGCCCTCGCAGGCCGTGCCCGGGCTGGCACCGGCCCTGGACACCCTGGTGGCGCGCGCCGCCGCCAGGACGCCCCAGGACCGGCCCGGGGACGCCGCCGGGCTGCTGGCGCTGGTCCGCGCGATACGGGATGAGCTGACCGACGAGGAGCTGGACCTCCAGCCGCCGGCGGCGACCCAGGTACCGGCGGGCGAGAGCGCCGGCGGCACGACGGACGCCGACAAGACCGCCGCGGTCCCGGCCACCGCCGACCCCGACGAACGGACGAGTGTGGTGCCCCGCCCGGCCGGCGTGCGCTCCACCGCCCCGGACGGCCCCGACCGCGACGCGGTGAACCACACCGCCCGGATCGAGCTGCTGCCGCCGCTGTCGCACAACGGGGACGACGACGACCGCGCCGCCGCGCCGCCGGTCCGGCGGAAGCTGCCGCGCCGCGCCGTCCTGGCCATGGTCGCCGCCGTGCTGGCCGTCCTGGGCATCGGCGCGGGCATCTGGTACATCAACTCCGGGCAGTTCCTGCACACCCCCGGGGTGTACGGGGTGCCGCAGGCCGAGGCCGAGCAGACCCTGCGCGAGGCCGGGCTGAAGGTGGCGGTCGACGAGGCGTACCACGAGACCGTGGAGCCCGGCCATGTCATCTCCACCGACCCGGCGCGCGGCGACCGCGTGCGCAAGAACGCCACCGTCACCCTCACCGTCTCCCAGGGCCCGCCCGTGGCCGTCGTGCCCAATCTGCGCGGCATCCCGCTGGCGGACGCCAAGGAACAGCTGACCCGGGCCGGCCTGACCCCGGGCACCGAGACCCGGGAGTTCTCCACCGAGGTACCGCGGGGCTCGGTGATCTCCACCGACCCGGCGCCCGGCACCGAGAAGCGCCCCGACGCGGCGGTGGCGCTGGTGGTCAGCCGCGGCGCCGAGATCGAGGTGCCCGAGGTCATCGGTACGGCCGAGGGCACCGCCATGCAGCAGCTGACGGAGGCCGGCTTCGAGGTCGAGGTGGCCCCGGAGCGGGTGTTCTCCGAGGAGGAGTCGGGCACCGTCGCCGAACAGTCCCCCACGCCCGGCGAGAGCGCGGGTGAGGGCGATGTCATCACCCTCACCATCTCCAAGGGCCAGGAGATGATCGAGGTGCCCGACGTACGCGGCGAGTCGGAGAGCGAGGCCCGGCGGATCCTGGAGGACGCGGGCTTCGAGGTCAACGTCAACCGGCTCTTCTTCACCGGCACCGTCTTCAACCAGTCGATCTACGGCGGTGACACCGCCCCGCGCGGATCGACCATCACCATCTGGGTGCGCTGA
- a CDS encoding deoxyribonuclease IV has translation MGGHVPVAGGLAARGLAYAATLGAETLQVFVANPRGWATPPGDPGQDEEFRAGCAERRLPAYVHAPYLINPGSADPVTAERSVRSLRHSLRRGRAIGARGVVVHTGSATGGRSRDSALAQTGELLLPLLDELTHDEDPYLLLEPTAGQGASLCSRIADLEPYLAALRGHPRVGICLDTAHVFAAGHDLAAPGGARATLDELVRVAGPDRLRLIHANDSKAPAGSRRDRHENIGVGHIGRAAFAELLRHPATAGVPLIVETPGGPEGHAADVALLKELRKTPAHSSGPSPGSS, from the coding sequence ATGGGCGGCCATGTCCCCGTAGCCGGGGGCCTGGCCGCCCGTGGCCTTGCGTACGCCGCCACACTGGGCGCGGAGACGCTCCAGGTGTTCGTCGCCAACCCGCGCGGCTGGGCCACCCCGCCCGGGGACCCGGGTCAGGACGAGGAGTTCCGCGCCGGGTGCGCCGAGCGGCGGCTGCCCGCGTACGTCCACGCGCCCTATCTGATCAACCCGGGCTCCGCCGATCCGGTCACCGCCGAGCGCTCGGTGCGCTCACTGCGGCACTCGCTGCGCCGGGGCCGGGCGATCGGCGCCCGGGGAGTGGTGGTGCACACCGGTTCGGCGACAGGCGGACGCAGCCGGGACTCGGCGCTGGCCCAGACCGGGGAGTTGCTGCTGCCGCTGCTGGACGAGCTGACCCACGACGAGGACCCGTACCTGCTGCTGGAACCGACCGCGGGCCAGGGCGCCTCCCTGTGTTCCCGGATCGCTGATCTGGAGCCGTACCTGGCCGCGCTGCGCGGCCACCCCCGGGTGGGGATCTGCCTGGACACCGCCCATGTCTTCGCGGCCGGCCACGATCTGGCGGCCCCGGGCGGGGCGCGCGCGACTCTGGACGAGCTGGTACGGGTGGCCGGCCCGGACCGGCTGCGGCTGATCCACGCCAACGACTCGAAGGCACCGGCCGGATCGCGGCGCGACCGCCACGAGAACATCGGCGTCGGCCACATCGGCCGCGCCGCCTTCGCCGAGTTGCTGCGCCACCCGGCGACCGCCGGCGTCCCGCTGATCGTCGAGACCCCGGGCGGACCCGAGGGTCACGCGGCGGACGTGGCCCTGCTGAAGGAGCTCAGGAAGACACCGGCTCACAGCTCGGGACCGTCACCCGGCTCCTCCTGA
- a CDS encoding (2Fe-2S)-binding protein, translated as MYVCSCFGITEDQVRAHAAAGACTPRQIAATSGAGTDCGSCVRRIQGLLGRPCPRREPAAAAPATESAAVPTTARPLPAAPAPALSPLPTAV; from the coding sequence GTGTACGTCTGCTCGTGCTTCGGCATCACCGAGGACCAGGTCCGCGCACACGCGGCCGCGGGCGCCTGTACCCCCCGCCAGATCGCGGCCACCAGCGGGGCCGGCACGGACTGCGGCTCGTGCGTCCGCCGCATCCAGGGCCTGCTGGGCCGCCCCTGCCCCCGCCGCGAACCGGCCGCCGCCGCGCCCGCGACCGAGTCCGCCGCCGTGCCCACGACCGCCCGGCCCCTCCCCGCCGCCCCGGCCCCCGCGCTTTCCCCGCTGCCCACGGCAGTCTGA
- a CDS encoding anthranilate synthase family protein, with protein MGHHSSPAAVIERLLNGGEPFALLHRRTPGRVRSGEGTIEVLTGPVHEVDRIGALPLPERPGIGALALIPFRQIAERGFEVTDDGTPLSVLVPDRVEELPLARALDALPAHAVSVAEGRFDVDDPAYEEIVRTVLREEIGAGQGANFVIRRTFTGRIDGFARRDALALFRRLLAGERGAYWTFVVHTGERTLVGASPEVHVRMRGGTVVMNPISGTYRYPATGPDPQGLLDFLGDPKEIEELSMVVDEELKMMCAVGDRGGVVIGPRLKEMAHLAHTEYELRGRSTLDVREVLRETMFAATVTGSPVENACRVIRRHEPTGRGYYGAALALLGHDATGTQTLDSPILIRTVDIAPDGALRLPVGATLVRGSDPAGEVAETHAKAAGVLAALGQPVTAAPGERPVRGASAAPAAPAGRALAADPRVRAALDGRRAGLAPFWLRMQDLAPRRPTGSGRVLVVDGEDTFTTMLAHLLRTTGADVTVERYDAPGLPARAAAHPGPVVLGPGPGDPNDTADPKMRLLRTLTATLLAGPHPGGVLGVCLGHELIAAELGLELLRKAHPFQGAQERIDFFGRPETVGCYNSFTARCDQDTAHELRAHAIEVSRDEATGDVYALRGEGFASVQFHPESVLTLGGPAIVAELLDHSVSSPRSIA; from the coding sequence ATGGGGCACCACTCATCACCCGCAGCCGTCATCGAGCGGCTGCTGAACGGCGGCGAGCCGTTCGCCCTCCTGCACCGGCGCACCCCGGGGCGGGTGCGCTCCGGCGAGGGCACCATCGAGGTACTGACCGGCCCGGTCCACGAGGTCGACCGGATCGGCGCCCTCCCGCTGCCCGAGCGGCCCGGCATCGGGGCGCTGGCCCTGATTCCGTTCCGGCAGATCGCCGAGCGCGGCTTCGAGGTCACCGACGACGGCACCCCGCTGTCCGTCCTGGTCCCGGACCGGGTGGAGGAGCTGCCGCTGGCGCGGGCCCTCGACGCGCTGCCCGCGCACGCCGTCTCCGTCGCCGAGGGCCGTTTCGACGTCGACGACCCGGCGTACGAGGAGATCGTGCGCACCGTGCTGCGCGAGGAGATCGGCGCGGGTCAGGGCGCCAACTTCGTGATCCGGCGGACGTTCACCGGCCGTATCGACGGCTTCGCCCGGCGGGACGCGCTCGCCCTCTTCCGCCGGCTGCTGGCCGGCGAACGCGGCGCGTACTGGACGTTCGTGGTGCACACCGGCGAGCGCACCCTGGTCGGCGCCAGCCCCGAGGTGCACGTGAGGATGCGCGGCGGCACCGTCGTCATGAACCCCATCAGCGGCACCTACCGCTACCCGGCCACCGGACCCGACCCGCAGGGGCTGCTGGACTTCCTCGGCGACCCCAAGGAGATCGAGGAACTGTCGATGGTCGTCGACGAGGAGCTGAAGATGATGTGCGCGGTCGGCGACCGGGGCGGGGTGGTGATCGGCCCCCGGCTGAAGGAGATGGCGCATCTGGCGCACACCGAGTACGAACTGCGCGGGCGCAGCACCCTGGACGTGCGCGAGGTCCTGCGCGAGACGATGTTCGCCGCCACCGTCACCGGCAGCCCGGTGGAGAACGCCTGCCGGGTCATCCGCCGCCACGAGCCGACCGGACGCGGCTACTACGGGGCCGCGCTCGCGCTGCTGGGGCACGACGCCACCGGGACCCAGACCCTGGATTCACCGATCCTCATCCGCACCGTGGACATCGCGCCCGACGGGGCGCTGCGGCTGCCGGTCGGCGCCACCCTGGTGCGCGGTTCCGACCCGGCCGGCGAGGTCGCCGAGACGCACGCCAAGGCCGCCGGGGTGCTGGCCGCACTAGGGCAGCCGGTGACCGCGGCCCCCGGCGAGCGGCCGGTACGGGGTGCCTCCGCCGCGCCCGCCGCCCCCGCGGGCCGCGCCCTGGCCGCCGACCCCCGGGTGCGGGCCGCCCTGGACGGCCGCCGCGCCGGCCTCGCGCCGTTCTGGCTGCGGATGCAGGACCTCGCCCCGCGCCGCCCCACCGGGAGCGGGCGGGTGCTGGTGGTCGACGGCGAGGACACCTTCACCACGATGCTCGCCCACCTGCTGCGCACCACCGGCGCCGACGTCACGGTGGAACGCTACGACGCCCCCGGGCTGCCCGCCCGCGCCGCCGCCCACCCCGGGCCCGTGGTGCTGGGCCCCGGACCCGGCGACCCCAACGACACCGCCGACCCCAAGATGCGGCTGCTGCGGACGCTGACGGCCACCCTGCTGGCCGGGCCGCACCCCGGCGGCGTCCTCGGGGTCTGCCTGGGCCACGAGCTGATCGCCGCCGAACTCGGCCTGGAACTCCTCCGGAAGGCACATCCGTTCCAGGGGGCACAGGAGCGGATCGACTTCTTCGGCCGGCCCGAGACCGTCGGCTGCTACAACTCGTTCACCGCCCGCTGCGATCAGGACACCGCGCACGAACTGCGCGCGCACGCCATCGAGGTCAGCCGCGACGAGGCCACCGGGGACGTGTACGCGCTGCGCGGGGAGGGCTTCGCCTCCGTGCAGTTCCATCCCGAGTCGGTGCTGACCCTGGGCGGCCCGGCGATCGTCGCCGAGCTGCTGGATCACTCGGTGTCGAGTCCGCGTTCGATCGCGTAG
- a CDS encoding sulfite oxidase-like oxidoreductase, which translates to MGHPESRSEEEADTRQAAGGLPPGQREQRGWPVTHYGPVPRFRAERWEFRIFGATATGDKRCWNHEEFSALPYETVVADLHCVTKFSMLGAEWGGVRASTLLSLVPPAPGVTHVMVWAEYGYSANLRLADFADGHSVFATHRDGELLTAEHGFPLRLVVPRLYAWKGPKWVRGVEYMTADRRGFWEERGYHNLGDPWREQRYSYQEEPGDGPEL; encoded by the coding sequence ATGGGTCACCCGGAAAGCCGTTCGGAGGAGGAAGCGGACACGCGACAGGCGGCCGGAGGGCTGCCCCCGGGACAGCGTGAGCAGCGCGGCTGGCCGGTCACCCACTACGGGCCCGTGCCGCGGTTCAGGGCCGAACGCTGGGAGTTCCGGATCTTCGGCGCGACCGCCACCGGCGACAAACGGTGCTGGAACCACGAGGAGTTCAGCGCTCTGCCGTACGAGACGGTGGTCGCCGATCTGCACTGTGTCACCAAGTTCAGCATGCTGGGCGCCGAATGGGGCGGGGTGCGGGCCAGCACCCTGCTCTCCCTCGTACCCCCCGCGCCGGGCGTCACCCACGTGATGGTGTGGGCCGAGTACGGCTACAGCGCCAACCTGCGGCTGGCCGACTTCGCCGACGGGCACAGCGTGTTCGCCACCCATCGCGACGGTGAGCTGCTGACGGCGGAGCACGGGTTCCCGCTGCGCCTGGTGGTGCCGCGGCTGTACGCCTGGAAGGGCCCCAAGTGGGTGCGCGGCGTGGAGTACATGACCGCCGACCGCCGCGGGTTCTGGGAGGAGCGCGGCTACCACAACCTGGGCGACCCCTGGCGCGAGCAGCGCTACAGCTATCAGGAGGAGCCGGGTGACGGTCCCGAGCTGTGA
- the bfr gene encoding bacterioferritin, which translates to MQGDPEVIEFLNEQLTAELTAINQYFLHAKMQENFGWVKLAKYTRAESFDEMRHAEVLTDRILFLEGLPNYQRLFHVRVGQTVTEMFQADRQIEVEAIDRLRRGVELMRAKSDITSAKIFESILKDEEHHIDYLDTQLDLIEKLGEPLYIAQLIEQPDEA; encoded by the coding sequence ATGCAGGGCGATCCCGAGGTCATCGAGTTCCTGAATGAACAGCTCACCGCTGAACTGACGGCCATCAACCAGTACTTCCTGCACGCGAAGATGCAGGAGAACTTCGGCTGGGTGAAGCTCGCCAAGTACACCCGCGCCGAGTCCTTCGACGAGATGCGGCACGCGGAGGTCCTCACCGACCGGATCCTGTTCCTGGAAGGGCTGCCCAACTACCAGCGGCTCTTCCATGTCCGGGTGGGCCAGACGGTCACCGAGATGTTCCAGGCGGACCGCCAGATCGAGGTGGAGGCCATCGACCGCCTGCGCCGCGGCGTCGAACTCATGCGCGCCAAGTCGGACATCACCTCGGCGAAGATCTTCGAGTCGATCCTGAAGGACGAGGAGCACCACATCGACTACCTCGACACCCAGCTCGACCTCATCGAGAAGCTGGGCGAACCCCTGTACATCGCCCAGCTGATCGAACAGCCCGACGAAGCCTGA
- a CDS encoding transglycosylase SLT domain-containing protein, giving the protein MTAQLPTPRRSRFSRLQKSATTAVAGCGMAAIAFTLVPTASAHESAAADSADRSVAWVLKANDVPGQQRYDGGAAEADGSAPQDVAQSLQKTLRALAPESPSRQAERVAAEQAVQAAQELAAQQAEAERVAAEQAASRAAEREALAAAETAAAEVTAAPEAPAPAAEPVAPAAPTYTDDLDGWIREALDIMAEHGIPGSYDGLYRNIMRESSGDPNAINDWDINWINGTPSIGLLQVIQPTFDAYHVEGTPYSLYDPVANIVAAANYAWDRYGSIDNVNGPY; this is encoded by the coding sequence ATGACCGCTCAGCTCCCCACTCCCCGCCGAAGTCGCTTCTCCCGGCTCCAGAAGTCCGCCACGACGGCCGTCGCCGGCTGCGGCATGGCGGCCATCGCCTTCACCCTCGTACCCACCGCGAGCGCCCACGAGTCCGCCGCGGCGGACTCCGCGGACCGGTCGGTCGCCTGGGTGCTGAAGGCCAACGACGTCCCCGGTCAGCAGCGGTACGACGGTGGCGCGGCCGAGGCCGACGGCTCCGCCCCCCAGGACGTGGCCCAGTCCCTGCAGAAGACCCTGCGCGCGCTGGCCCCCGAGTCCCCCTCCCGGCAGGCCGAGCGCGTCGCCGCCGAGCAGGCCGTCCAGGCCGCCCAGGAACTGGCCGCGCAGCAGGCGGAGGCCGAGCGGGTCGCCGCGGAGCAGGCCGCCAGCCGCGCCGCCGAGCGCGAGGCGCTGGCCGCGGCCGAGACGGCCGCCGCCGAGGTCACCGCCGCCCCCGAGGCACCGGCCCCGGCCGCCGAGCCGGTGGCGCCCGCCGCCCCCACCTACACCGACGACCTGGACGGCTGGATCCGCGAGGCGCTGGACATCATGGCCGAGCACGGAATTCCGGGCTCCTACGACGGGCTCTACCGCAACATCATGCGGGAATCCAGCGGTGATCCCAACGCGATCAATGACTGGGACATCAACTGGATCAATGGCACGCCCTCCATCGGGCTGCTCCAGGTGATTCAGCCGACCTTCGACGCCTATCACGTGGAAGGCACTCCCTACAGCCTTTACGACCCGGTCGCCAATATCGTGGCCGCCGCCAACTACGCCTGGGACCGCTACGGTTCCATCGACAACGTGAACGGTCCCTACTGA
- the macS gene encoding MacS family sensor histidine kinase, whose protein sequence is MADKAQAGEDRGTAEPSSGISVEQPLWRALTGYRVVTLGYALAVFALGYRDYGRPLLGVGYLALLTAWTLLTLPSVSSAERCTGRFLTADLTMAVSGILLSSLADPAGRVGPTLPSIWVAGPVIAVAIKSGWRWAAFGSALVGAANLLEDGHFSRSALHNVLLVCVASIAIGYVVEVARASERTLARALRIEAANRERERLARDIHDSVLQVLAMVQRRGTAIGGEAAELGRLAGDQEVALRALVTGQRQEGAGGPPPGAAFDGLLSGERHAAPGDPDAEIDLRTLLTLAAGGPGGPVTYAGPGCPVPLPADTARTVAAAVGAALDNVRSHAGGPAGEPAAAWILLEDEPEEITVTVRDDGPGIPEGRLAAAEAEGRMGAALSIRGRMRELGGSARWISVPGQGTEVELRLPRKRGWKEAGR, encoded by the coding sequence ATGGCTGACAAGGCGCAGGCGGGGGAGGACCGGGGCACGGCGGAGCCGTCCTCGGGCATATCGGTGGAGCAGCCGCTGTGGCGGGCGCTCACCGGGTACCGGGTGGTCACCCTCGGCTACGCGCTGGCGGTGTTCGCGCTCGGCTACCGGGACTACGGCCGGCCGCTGCTCGGCGTCGGCTACCTCGCGCTGCTGACGGCCTGGACCCTGCTGACCCTGCCGAGCGTCTCCTCGGCCGAGCGCTGCACGGGCCGGTTCCTGACGGCGGACCTGACGATGGCGGTGAGCGGCATCCTGCTCAGCTCGCTGGCCGATCCCGCCGGCCGGGTGGGGCCCACCCTGCCCTCGATCTGGGTGGCGGGCCCGGTGATCGCGGTGGCCATCAAGAGCGGCTGGCGGTGGGCCGCGTTCGGCTCCGCGCTGGTGGGCGCCGCCAATCTGCTGGAGGACGGGCACTTCTCGCGCAGCGCGCTGCACAACGTGCTGCTGGTGTGCGTGGCGAGCATCGCGATCGGCTACGTGGTGGAGGTGGCGCGGGCCAGCGAGCGCACCCTGGCCAGGGCGCTGCGGATCGAGGCCGCGAACCGGGAGCGCGAACGGCTGGCCCGGGACATCCACGACAGCGTGCTCCAGGTGCTGGCCATGGTCCAGCGGCGCGGCACGGCCATCGGCGGTGAGGCCGCCGAGCTGGGGCGGCTGGCGGGCGACCAGGAGGTGGCGCTGCGGGCACTGGTCACCGGGCAGCGGCAGGAGGGCGCGGGCGGGCCGCCACCGGGCGCGGCCTTCGACGGGCTCCTCTCCGGGGAGCGGCACGCGGCCCCGGGGGACCCGGACGCCGAGATCGATCTGCGCACGCTGCTCACCCTCGCGGCGGGCGGCCCCGGCGGGCCCGTCACGTACGCGGGCCCCGGCTGCCCCGTACCGCTGCCGGCGGACACCGCACGGACCGTGGCCGCCGCCGTCGGCGCAGCCCTGGACAATGTGCGCAGCCACGCGGGCGGCCCGGCGGGGGAGCCGGCGGCCGCCTGGATTCTGCTGGAGGACGAGCCGGAGGAGATCACCGTGACGGTGCGCGACGACGGCCCCGGCATCCCCGAGGGGCGGCTGGCGGCGGCGGAGGCCGAGGGCCGGATGGGCGCGGCGCTGTCCATCCGGGGACGGATGCGGGAGCTGGGCGGCAGCGCGCGCTGGATCTCGGTGCCCGGGCAGGGCACCGAGGTGGAGCTGCGGCTGCCCCGCAAGCGCGGGTGGAAGGAGGCCGGCCGGTGA
- a CDS encoding response regulator, with amino-acid sequence MVVDDHPMWRDAVARDLGAAGFDVVATAGDGPQAVRRARAVRPDVLVLDLNLPGLPGAEVCRRLAGAPGAGGEQGPRVLVLSASGEQEDVLEAVKAGATGYLVKSASAEELAEAVRRTAGGDPVFTPGLAGLVLGEYRRLASGPPPGSGGGLEVPQLTERETEVLRLVAKGLTYRQIADRLVISHRTVQNHVQNTLGKLQLHSRVELVRYAIERGLDTE; translated from the coding sequence ATGGTCGTGGACGACCATCCGATGTGGCGTGACGCGGTCGCCAGGGATCTGGGGGCGGCCGGGTTCGACGTGGTGGCCACCGCGGGGGACGGCCCGCAGGCGGTGCGCCGGGCCCGGGCGGTACGCCCCGACGTGCTGGTGCTCGACCTGAACCTGCCGGGGCTGCCCGGGGCGGAGGTGTGCCGGCGGCTGGCCGGCGCTCCCGGGGCGGGCGGCGAGCAGGGGCCCCGGGTGCTGGTGCTGTCGGCCAGCGGTGAGCAGGAGGACGTGCTGGAGGCGGTGAAGGCCGGTGCCACCGGCTACCTGGTGAAGTCGGCCAGCGCCGAGGAACTGGCCGAGGCCGTGCGGCGGACCGCCGGGGGCGATCCGGTCTTCACCCCCGGCCTGGCCGGCCTGGTGCTGGGGGAGTACCGGCGGCTGGCCTCGGGGCCGCCCCCGGGGAGCGGGGGCGGCCTTGAAGTGCCGCAGCTGACCGAGCGGGAGACGGAGGTGCTGCGGCTGGTCGCCAAGGGGCTCACCTACCGGCAGATCGCCGACCGGCTGGTGATCTCGCACCGCACCGTGCAGAACCATGTGCAGAACACCCTCGGCAAGCTGCAACTGCACAGCCGGGTGGAGCTGGTGCGCTACGCGATCGAACGCGGACTCGACACCGAGTGA
- a CDS encoding class II 3-deoxy-7-phosphoheptulonate synthase, translating into MTVNADSSFSIASSWRDLPAAQQPEYPDLEALRAVTADIEGYPPLVFAGEADQLRARLASVARGEAFLLQGGDCAEAFDQVSADQIRAKLKTLLQMSAVLTYAAAVPVVKVGRIAGQYSKPRSKSTETRDGVSLPSYRGDSVNGPEFTPEARIPDPERLRRMYHASAATLNLVRGFTTGGYADLRQVHAWNQDFVRTSASGQRYEALAREIDNALNFMKACGADPAEFHSVEFYASHEALLLDYEAALTRVDSRSGRLYDVSGHMVWIGERTRQLDGAHIAFAASISNPIGVKIGPTTTPEEALALIDRLDPEREAGRLTFITRMGADKIRDLLPPLVERVTASGAEVAWVCDPMHGNTFEAASGHKTRRFDDVLDEVKGFFEVHKGLGTHPGGIHVELTGDDVTECVGGGNEILVDDLHQRYETACDPRLNRSQSLDLAFLVAEMYRG; encoded by the coding sequence GTGACCGTGAACGCTGACAGCAGCTTCTCCATCGCTTCCTCCTGGCGAGACCTGCCCGCGGCGCAGCAGCCCGAATATCCGGACCTCGAGGCTCTGCGCGCTGTGACCGCGGACATCGAGGGCTATCCGCCGCTGGTGTTCGCCGGCGAGGCGGACCAACTGCGGGCCCGGCTGGCGAGCGTGGCACGGGGCGAGGCGTTCCTGCTCCAGGGCGGCGACTGCGCCGAGGCGTTCGACCAGGTCAGCGCCGACCAGATCCGCGCCAAGCTGAAGACCCTGCTCCAGATGAGCGCGGTCCTCACGTACGCGGCCGCGGTCCCGGTGGTCAAGGTCGGGCGCATCGCCGGCCAGTACTCCAAGCCGCGTTCTAAGTCGACCGAGACCCGCGACGGGGTGTCGCTGCCCTCCTACCGGGGCGACTCGGTGAACGGCCCCGAGTTCACCCCCGAGGCCCGGATCCCGGACCCGGAGCGGCTGCGCCGGATGTACCACGCCTCGGCCGCCACGCTGAACCTGGTGCGCGGCTTCACCACCGGCGGGTACGCGGACCTGCGGCAGGTGCACGCCTGGAACCAGGACTTCGTGCGCACCTCCGCCTCCGGCCAGCGCTACGAGGCGCTGGCGCGGGAGATCGACAACGCGCTGAACTTCATGAAGGCGTGCGGCGCGGACCCGGCCGAGTTCCACTCGGTGGAGTTCTACGCCTCGCACGAGGCGCTGCTGCTGGACTACGAGGCTGCGCTGACCCGCGTGGACTCGCGCAGCGGGCGGCTGTACGACGTCTCCGGCCACATGGTGTGGATCGGGGAGCGGACCCGCCAGCTGGACGGGGCGCACATCGCGTTCGCGGCCTCCATCTCCAACCCGATCGGGGTGAAGATCGGCCCGACCACGACTCCGGAGGAGGCGCTGGCGCTGATCGACCGGCTCGACCCGGAGCGGGAGGCGGGGCGGCTGACGTTCATCACGCGGATGGGGGCGGACAAGATCCGCGACCTGCTGCCGCCGCTGGTGGAGCGGGTCACGGCGTCCGGCGCCGAGGTGGCGTGGGTGTGCGACCCGATGCACGGCAACACCTTCGAGGCGGCCTCCGGGCACAAGACGCGGCGCTTCGACGACGTGCTGGACGAGGTGAAGGGCTTCTTCGAGGTCCACAAGGGCCTGGGCACCCACCCCGGCGGCATCCATGTGGAGCTGACCGGCGACGACGTCACCGAGTGCGTCGGCGGCGGCAACGAGATCCTCGTCGATGACCTGCACCAGCGCTACGAGACGGCCTGCGACCCCCGGCTGAACCGCAGCCAGTCGCTGGATCTGGCCTTCCTGGTGGCGGAGATGTACCGGGGCTGA